In Neisseria animalis, a single window of DNA contains:
- the lapB gene encoding lipopolysaccharide assembly protein LapB yields the protein MDNELWAILLPIILLPVFFAMGWFAARVDMKTVLKQAKSIPTGFYKSLDALVDRNNGRAARALAEVVDQQPQSYDLNLTLGKLYRQRGENDKAINMHQALLESPDTVGSKRERVLFELAQNYQSAGLVDRAEQIFLELQEGDMAREARQHLMSIYQQDRDWEKAIEMAQQLSRNEQTYQFEIAQFYCELAQTALFKSNFDVARYNIGKALEANKKCSRANMILGDIEAKQGNFPAAVEAYGAIEQQNHAYLSMVGEKLYEAYAAQDKQEEGLNRLIGFMQTFPDLDLINVIYEKSLLLKGETEAAQTAVELVRKKPDLNGVYRLLGLKLSDMSPAWKADADMMRSVVGRQLQKSVMYRCRNCHFKSQAFFWHCPACNKWETFTPNKIEV from the coding sequence ATGGATAACGAACTTTGGGCTATCCTGCTGCCGATTATCTTATTACCGGTGTTTTTCGCAATGGGGTGGTTTGCTGCCCGTGTCGACATGAAAACCGTGTTGAAACAGGCAAAAAGCATTCCGACAGGTTTTTATAAAAGCCTCGATGCGCTGGTGGACCGCAACAACGGCCGAGCCGCCCGTGCATTGGCGGAAGTGGTTGATCAGCAGCCGCAGTCTTACGATTTGAACCTGACCTTGGGCAAGCTCTACCGCCAGCGCGGGGAAAACGATAAGGCCATCAACATGCACCAAGCATTGCTGGAATCGCCCGATACGGTGGGGAGCAAGCGTGAGCGGGTGCTGTTTGAATTGGCGCAAAACTACCAAAGCGCAGGTTTGGTTGACCGGGCGGAGCAGATTTTCCTCGAGTTGCAGGAAGGCGACATGGCCCGAGAAGCCCGCCAGCACCTGATGAGTATCTACCAGCAGGACAGAGACTGGGAAAAAGCCATCGAAATGGCGCAACAGTTGAGCCGTAACGAGCAAACCTACCAGTTTGAAATCGCCCAATTTTACTGCGAGCTGGCGCAGACGGCGTTATTCAAATCCAATTTCGATGTTGCCCGCTACAACATCGGCAAGGCATTGGAAGCGAATAAAAAATGCAGCCGTGCCAATATGATTTTGGGAGACATCGAAGCCAAACAGGGCAATTTCCCTGCTGCTGTCGAGGCTTATGGCGCAATCGAGCAGCAAAATCACGCTTATTTGAGCATGGTTGGCGAGAAACTTTACGAAGCCTACGCGGCGCAAGACAAGCAGGAGGAGGGTTTGAACCGTTTAATCGGTTTCATGCAGACTTTCCCGGATTTGGACTTGATTAATGTGATTTATGAAAAATCTCTGCTGCTGAAAGGCGAAACCGAGGCGGCGCAGACTGCTGTCGAGTTGGTGCGCAAAAAGCCTGATTTAAACGGCGTGTACCGTTTGCTCGGCTTGAAACTCAGCGACATGAGCCCCGCATGGAAAGCTGATGCGGATATGATGCGCTCGGTGGTCGGCCGCCAGTTGCAAAAAAGCGTGATGTACCGCTGCCGCAACTGCCATTTCAAATCACAGGCTTTTTTCTGGCACTGCCCGGCGTGTAACAAATGGGAAACTTTTACGCCGAATAAGATTGAAGTATAG
- a CDS encoding malate dehydrogenase: MTLKPPVRIAVTGAAGQIAYATLFRIAGGIMLGRDQPVILQLLDLPHAQKALGGVIMEMHDCAFPLLEDVFATDDPEVAFKDADIAILIGARPRTQGMERSDLLQANAAIFKTQGEALNKVAKRDVKVLVAGNPANTNAYIAMKSAPDLPPENFSALMRLDHHRAVSQIAEKIGRSVTSIDHMCVWGNHSPTMYADFRYAISNGESVADMITDPNWHSEVYMPKIAQRGAAIIEARGASSAASAANAIIYHLRDWILGTSGKWVTMAVPSDGSYGIPEGVVFGFPVICENGKAEIVQGLDLSDEFSKKHIELTLNELLDEREAVRHLL, encoded by the coding sequence ATGACATTGAAACCTCCTGTCCGCATTGCCGTAACCGGAGCTGCGGGACAAATCGCTTACGCTACTTTATTCCGAATTGCCGGCGGCATCATGTTGGGGCGCGACCAGCCGGTGATTTTGCAGTTGCTCGATCTGCCGCACGCGCAAAAAGCGTTGGGCGGGGTGATTATGGAAATGCACGATTGCGCGTTTCCGTTGCTGGAAGACGTGTTCGCAACCGATGATCCGGAAGTTGCGTTTAAAGATGCCGATATTGCGATTTTGATTGGCGCGCGTCCGCGTACCCAAGGCATGGAGCGTTCCGACTTGCTGCAGGCCAATGCCGCGATTTTCAAAACGCAGGGCGAGGCCTTGAACAAAGTGGCCAAGCGGGATGTAAAAGTATTGGTGGCGGGTAATCCGGCAAATACCAATGCTTATATTGCCATGAAATCCGCTCCCGATTTGCCGCCTGAAAATTTCAGCGCATTGATGCGTCTGGACCACCATCGTGCGGTCAGCCAAATCGCCGAGAAAATAGGGCGTTCCGTTACCTCCATCGACCATATGTGCGTTTGGGGCAACCACAGCCCGACCATGTATGCCGATTTCCGCTATGCCATCAGTAATGGAGAATCCGTTGCTGATATGATTACCGATCCGAATTGGCACAGCGAAGTCTATATGCCGAAAATTGCCCAACGCGGTGCGGCCATTATTGAGGCGCGCGGTGCATCGTCGGCCGCTTCTGCTGCGAATGCGATTATCTACCACTTGCGCGATTGGATTTTGGGCACAAGCGGAAAATGGGTAACCATGGCCGTTCCTTCAGACGGCTCTTACGGCATTCCCGAAGGTGTGGTATTCGGTTTTCCGGTGATTTGCGAAAACGGCAAAGCAGAAATCGTACAAGGCTTGGATTTGTCCGATGAGTTCAGTAAAAAGCATATCGAGCTGACTTTGAACGAACTGCTGGACGAGCGGGAAGCAGTGCGGCACCTGCTGTAA
- a CDS encoding thymidylate synthase has product MKAYLDLMRHVLEHGTDKSDRTGTGTRSVFGYQMRFDLNQGFPLLTTKKLHLRSIIHELLWFLKGDTNIKYLKDNNVSIWDEWADENGDLGPVYGYQWRSWPAPDGRHIDQISNLIEQIKKNPDSRRLIVSAWNPALVDEMALPPCHALFQFYVADGKLSCQLYQRSADIFLGVPFNIASYALLTMMVAQVCGLQPGEFVHTFGDAHLYSNHFEQAQLQLGREPRPLPVMKLNPEVKDLFAFTFEDFELSSYDPHPHIKAEVAV; this is encoded by the coding sequence ATGAAAGCCTATTTAGACTTGATGCGCCACGTTCTCGAACACGGCACCGACAAATCCGACCGCACCGGCACCGGCACGCGCTCGGTATTCGGCTACCAGATGCGTTTTGATTTGAATCAGGGCTTTCCGCTTTTGACCACCAAAAAGCTGCACCTGCGCTCCATTATCCACGAGCTGTTGTGGTTTCTCAAAGGCGACACCAACATCAAATATCTGAAAGACAACAATGTCTCCATTTGGGACGAATGGGCGGACGAAAACGGCGACTTAGGCCCGGTGTACGGCTACCAATGGCGCAGTTGGCCCGCTCCCGACGGCCGCCACATCGACCAAATCAGCAACCTGATCGAACAAATCAAAAAAAATCCCGACTCGCGCCGCTTGATTGTCTCTGCATGGAATCCGGCTTTGGTGGACGAAATGGCGCTGCCGCCCTGCCACGCGCTGTTCCAATTCTACGTTGCAGACGGCAAACTTTCCTGCCAACTGTACCAGCGCAGCGCCGACATTTTCTTGGGCGTGCCGTTCAACATCGCCAGCTACGCGCTGCTGACCATGATGGTGGCGCAAGTGTGCGGCTTGCAACCGGGAGAGTTTGTCCACACCTTCGGCGACGCGCATTTGTACAGCAACCATTTCGAGCAGGCGCAATTACAACTTGGCCGTGAACCGCGCCCGCTGCCTGTGATGAAGCTCAATCCCGAAGTCAAAGACCTGTTCGCCTTCACATTTGAAGACTTTGAATTGAGCAGTTACGACCCGCACCCGCACATTAAAGCCGAGGTAGCCGTCTGA
- a CDS encoding LapA family protein: protein MKIFYTVIKILILLVFLLLAVSNTQTVSFYYLPGQPVNLPLIVVLFGAFVVGIVFGMFALFGRLLRLRSENNRLRAEVKKHARMGEQEIQAATPVVPSAPAAQETAETPSK from the coding sequence ATGAAAATTTTTTATACTGTTATTAAAATTCTGATTTTGTTGGTATTTTTGCTGTTGGCCGTCAGCAATACCCAAACCGTATCCTTTTATTACCTGCCCGGACAGCCGGTAAATCTGCCGCTGATTGTGGTGTTGTTCGGCGCATTTGTCGTGGGCATTGTTTTCGGTATGTTTGCTTTGTTTGGCCGACTGTTGCGTTTGCGTAGCGAAAATAACCGTCTGCGTGCGGAAGTGAAGAAACACGCCCGTATGGGTGAGCAGGAAATTCAAGCCGCAACCCCTGTTGTGCCGTCTGCTCCTGCTGCTCAGGAAACAGCCGAGACGCCTTCCAAATAA
- a CDS encoding capsular polysaccharide biosynthesis protein, whose translation MKTAYIPSSGIRKIPNLNRFLPEFAISKSPVGAEAVIGWGLRPTTRKARAFAAKHYLPFIALEDGFVRSLGLGVEGWPPFAMILDDIGIYYDTTRPSRLEQLILAAEMPSALLAEAQAAADFIVNQRLSKYNHAPDFETVFPEWCEKPSAKNVVLVIDQTFGDMALQYGGADEQTFVQMFQAALTENPDAEIWVKTHPDVLCGKKRGYLTDLVQQPRVRLLAADVNPISLLQQADKVYAVTSQMGFEALLCGKPLVTFGLPWYAGWGVSDDRHPGAANLARQNRRAPRSLMQLFAAAYLQYSRYLNPNTGEAGTLSDVLNYLATMRRQNEKLRGEIYCVGMSLWKRAVIKPFFHFPSCRLKFVGSVKKLKHTEFPADARLLAWGNGRQEIADFAARQNIPLLRMEDGFIRSVGLGSNLVPALSLVIDDMGIYFNAETPSRLEHILQHQAFGEHDLQTALSLQTVLTESNISKYNVGSRSFSVPDTGKTVILVPGQVEDDASIRYGSPQIFRNLDLLKAVRARNPDAYIVYKPHPDVVSGNRTGSIPPEETARYADQTAAEADILACLQYADEVHTMTSLTGFEALLRGKKVCCYGLPFYAGWGLTEDLLPIPRRSRRLRLPELVAGTLLHYPQYTHPDTLQATNALTAALALAQQKSRQKSSHGIYRSWPAKQVDKIRHLIRLLKRR comes from the coding sequence GTGAAAACCGCCTATATCCCCTCTTCCGGTATCCGCAAAATTCCCAATCTGAACCGCTTTCTGCCTGAATTTGCCATCAGTAAATCACCGGTCGGAGCAGAAGCCGTTATCGGCTGGGGCTTGCGTCCGACTACCCGCAAAGCCCGAGCGTTTGCTGCAAAACACTATTTGCCGTTTATCGCTTTGGAAGACGGCTTTGTCCGCTCGTTGGGCTTAGGCGTAGAGGGCTGGCCGCCGTTTGCCATGATCTTGGACGACATCGGCATTTATTACGACACCACACGCCCTTCACGTTTGGAACAACTGATTCTGGCAGCGGAAATGCCGTCTGCATTATTGGCAGAAGCGCAGGCAGCGGCGGATTTCATCGTCAATCAGCGTTTGTCCAAGTACAACCATGCTCCTGATTTTGAAACCGTTTTCCCCGAGTGGTGCGAAAAGCCGTCTGCAAAAAACGTGGTACTGGTTATCGACCAGACTTTTGGCGATATGGCGCTGCAATACGGCGGCGCGGACGAGCAAACATTCGTACAGATGTTTCAAGCGGCCTTGACAGAAAACCCTGATGCCGAAATCTGGGTCAAAACCCACCCTGATGTATTGTGCGGCAAAAAACGCGGTTATCTCACCGATTTGGTGCAGCAACCGCGCGTACGCCTGCTGGCCGCCGATGTCAACCCGATTTCATTGCTGCAGCAGGCAGATAAAGTTTATGCCGTGACTTCGCAAATGGGTTTTGAAGCCCTGCTCTGCGGCAAACCGCTGGTAACATTCGGCTTGCCGTGGTATGCAGGCTGGGGCGTGAGCGACGACCGCCACCCCGGTGCGGCAAACCTTGCCCGACAAAACCGCCGCGCGCCGCGCTCGCTCATGCAGCTTTTCGCCGCCGCTTACTTACAATACAGCCGCTATCTCAATCCGAATACCGGAGAAGCCGGCACGCTTTCCGATGTGCTGAACTACCTTGCGACCATGAGGCGGCAAAACGAAAAGCTGCGCGGCGAGATATATTGTGTCGGAATGTCGCTGTGGAAGCGTGCCGTCATCAAACCGTTTTTCCATTTCCCCTCATGCCGTCTGAAGTTTGTCGGATCGGTCAAAAAACTCAAACACACCGAATTCCCTGCCGATGCGCGCCTGCTGGCATGGGGCAACGGCAGGCAGGAAATTGCCGATTTTGCCGCGCGTCAAAACATACCGCTGCTGCGTATGGAAGACGGCTTTATCCGTTCGGTCGGATTAGGCTCCAATCTTGTGCCCGCGCTGTCGTTGGTCATCGACGATATGGGCATCTATTTCAATGCCGAAACCCCGTCCCGCTTGGAGCATATTCTGCAACACCAAGCATTCGGCGAGCATGATTTGCAGACGGCATTATCGCTGCAAACCGTGCTGACCGAATCAAACATCAGCAAATACAATGTTGGCAGCCGCTCGTTTTCCGTACCCGATACCGGCAAAACCGTTATCCTCGTCCCCGGACAGGTTGAAGACGATGCCTCGATCCGCTACGGCTCGCCCCAAATTTTCCGTAATCTGGATTTGCTCAAAGCCGTACGCGCGCGCAATCCCGATGCCTACATCGTGTACAAACCCCACCCTGATGTGGTGAGCGGCAACCGCACCGGCAGCATTCCGCCGGAAGAAACCGCCCGTTACGCCGACCAAACCGCCGCCGAAGCAGACATTCTTGCCTGTTTGCAGTATGCCGACGAGGTACACACCATGACCTCTCTTACCGGCTTCGAAGCCTTATTGCGCGGAAAAAAAGTCTGCTGCTACGGCCTGCCCTTTTATGCAGGCTGGGGGCTCACCGAAGATTTGCTGCCGATTCCCCGCCGCAGCCGCCGTCTCCGCCTGCCCGAGCTTGTCGCCGGAACACTGCTGCACTACCCGCAATACACCCACCCCGATACCTTGCAGGCAACCAATGCGCTGACCGCAGCCTTGGCTTTGGCCCAACAAAAGAGCAGACAAAAATCTTCTCACGGCATATACCGGAGCTGGCCGGCCAAACAAGTCGACAAAATCCGCCACCTGATCCGCTTGCTCAAACGACGTTGA
- the ilvE gene encoding branched-chain-amino-acid transaminase: MTRPVPAVFGSVFHAEMPVISFKDGAWQPVEWQSSQDLTIAPGAHALHYGSECFEGLKAFRQANGKIAMFRPKANIARMQQSADILHLPKPETEAYLNALVELVKRAADEIPDAPASLYLRPTLIGTDPVIGKAGAPSETALLYILASPVGDYFKVGSPVKILVETENLRCAPHMGRVKCGGNYSSAMPWVLKAKAEYGASQVLFCPNGDVQETGASNFILINGSEIITKPLTDEFLHGVTRDSVLTIAKDLGYTVTERNFTVDELKAAVKNGAEAILTGTAAVISPVTSFVIGGQEIEVKSQERGYAIRKAITDIQYGLAEDKYGWLVEVC, from the coding sequence ATGACCAGACCTGTTCCCGCCGTATTCGGCAGCGTATTCCACGCAGAAATGCCCGTTATTTCCTTTAAAGACGGCGCATGGCAACCGGTCGAATGGCAGTCTTCCCAAGATTTGACAATCGCTCCGGGCGCACACGCGCTGCATTACGGCAGCGAATGCTTCGAGGGATTGAAAGCCTTCCGCCAAGCAAACGGCAAAATCGCGATGTTCCGCCCAAAAGCCAACATCGCCCGTATGCAGCAGAGCGCGGATATTTTGCATTTACCGAAACCGGAAACCGAAGCCTATCTCAATGCTTTGGTCGAGCTGGTCAAACGTGCGGCAGATGAGATTCCCGATGCGCCCGCTTCGCTGTATCTGCGCCCTACCTTAATCGGTACCGATCCGGTTATCGGCAAAGCCGGTGCGCCGTCTGAAACCGCGCTGCTGTATATTCTGGCTTCTCCTGTCGGCGATTACTTCAAAGTCGGCTCTCCGGTCAAAATTCTGGTGGAAACCGAAAATCTGCGCTGCGCCCCGCACATGGGCCGCGTCAAATGCGGCGGCAACTATTCCTCCGCCATGCCTTGGGTATTGAAAGCCAAAGCCGAATACGGCGCCAGCCAAGTTTTGTTCTGCCCGAACGGCGACGTACAGGAAACCGGCGCGTCCAACTTCATCTTAATCAACGGCAGCGAAATCATCACCAAGCCGCTGACCGATGAATTTCTGCACGGCGTTACCCGTGATTCCGTGCTGACGATTGCCAAAGATTTGGGCTACACCGTTACCGAACGCAACTTTACCGTTGACGAACTGAAAGCCGCGGTGAAAAACGGTGCGGAAGCCATTCTGACCGGTACGGCCGCCGTCATCTCTCCAGTAACTTCGTTTGTTATCGGCGGACAGGAAATCGAGGTAAAAAGCCAAGAGCGCGGTTACGCCATCCGCAAAGCCATCACCGACATCCAATACGGTCTGGCGGAAGACAAATACGGCTGGCTGGTCGAAGTATGCTGA
- the mltB gene encoding lytic murein transglycosylase B: protein MKKTAIALTAAAVLLAACGTDKPIPADNGQTVKPVKQSSKRPTFDTAAESVASSGFNANTNVQQWIDYEVAQKQFSRSELQQFFDGAAYKGNIINIMYRPGTSRPWYEFRQGNSGTAKFNNGRKFYAENRAVIDDVAKQYGVPAGLIVAIIGIETNYGRNTGTFRVADALSTLAFDYPRRAEFFQNELAELLLIAREEKRDVFSFKGSYAGAMGIPQFMPSSFRKWAVDYDGDGKRDIWNNIGDVAASVANYMKQHGWQTGGKMVVPVTLNINGDLQAIIDEKTALTRTVADFKKMGVVPQQPVADSEKAVLYRLETAPGVYEYYLGLNNFYAVWKYNNSRMYATAVRDIANAVDSSGL from the coding sequence ATGAAAAAAACAGCCATCGCGCTCACCGCCGCCGCCGTATTATTGGCCGCCTGCGGTACAGACAAGCCGATACCGGCCGACAACGGGCAAACAGTCAAGCCGGTAAAGCAAAGCAGCAAACGCCCGACTTTTGATACTGCTGCCGAATCGGTTGCCAGCAGCGGCTTCAATGCCAATACCAACGTCCAACAATGGATTGATTACGAAGTTGCCCAAAAGCAGTTTTCACGCAGCGAGCTGCAACAGTTTTTTGACGGCGCAGCCTATAAAGGCAACATCATCAATATCATGTACCGGCCGGGTACTTCACGCCCTTGGTATGAGTTTCGCCAAGGCAATTCAGGCACGGCGAAGTTTAACAACGGCCGTAAGTTTTACGCGGAAAACCGTGCGGTCATTGACGATGTGGCCAAGCAGTACGGCGTACCGGCCGGACTGATTGTCGCCATCATCGGCATTGAAACCAATTATGGCCGAAATACCGGCACATTCCGCGTGGCAGATGCCTTGAGCACCTTGGCGTTCGATTATCCGCGCCGCGCCGAATTTTTCCAAAACGAGCTGGCAGAGCTGCTGTTGATTGCCCGTGAAGAAAAACGCGATGTGTTCAGCTTCAAAGGCAGCTATGCAGGCGCGATGGGGATACCGCAGTTTATGCCGTCCAGCTTCCGCAAATGGGCGGTGGACTACGACGGCGACGGCAAGCGCGATATTTGGAACAACATTGGAGACGTTGCCGCTTCGGTTGCCAACTATATGAAGCAGCACGGTTGGCAGACGGGCGGCAAGATGGTTGTGCCGGTAACGCTGAACATCAACGGCGATTTGCAGGCGATTATCGATGAAAAAACCGCGCTGACCCGCACGGTGGCCGATTTCAAAAAAATGGGCGTTGTGCCGCAGCAGCCGGTTGCCGACAGCGAAAAAGCCGTATTGTACCGTTTGGAAACCGCTCCGGGCGTGTACGAATATTATTTGGGCTTGAACAATTTCTACGCAGTTTGGAAATACAACAACAGCCGCATGTATGCCACGGCCGTACGCGATATTGCCAATGCAGTCGATAGCAGCGGGTTGTAA
- the dnaX gene encoding DNA polymerase III subunit gamma/tau, translating into MAYQVLARKWRPKTFADLVGQEHVVKALRNALDEGRLHHAYLLTGTRGVGKTTIARILAKSLNCENADHGEPCGSCASCTQIDSGRYVDLLEIDAASNTGIDNIREVLENAQYAPTAGKYKVYIIDEVHMLSKSAFNAMLKTLEEPPEHVKFILATTDPHKVPITVLSRCLQFVLRNMTTQQVAEHLAHVLNSEQVPYEPAALQLLGRAAAGSMRDALSLLDQAIAMGSGKVAEHDVRQMIGAVDKQYLYELLQGIVAQDGQALLGKAQEMAARAIGFDSALGELAMLLQRLALIQTIPAALANDDPERDILLSLSQAMSGEQIQLYYQCTIHGKQDLSLAPDEYAGFVMTLLRMLAFAPLAASAHNADGMIEHSQLHDAETAAPLKKPQASSEPVQAIQTAISANAAESKPSAYTAPPEQAVQQAAQAPSSSTEDSAPSPFPSDDVPPWEEQPSALGETAAADNPLPQAVADKAEVRENTVSQQETVETPPPPHFADGLPYAEDAEYPPVYHDMAADDMPYEYPPPDFIESAMPANVGDEEADEEEAEEETDEPVFTPLPEFKPENWPALVQRFAKKFGAAQMLAQHAAWTEYRSEDGLMMLSLTEEARKTSSKDRLDKIQNVLAEAYAIPLKLQTEAWRDDAGWETPDMRRKRLQVEGRQQAQAFLDADPTAKKIIELFEAQWQPETLELTDQAG; encoded by the coding sequence ATGGCTTATCAAGTTCTTGCCCGAAAATGGCGTCCGAAAACCTTTGCCGATTTAGTCGGACAGGAACACGTCGTCAAAGCCCTCCGCAATGCCTTGGACGAAGGCCGTCTGCACCATGCCTACCTGCTTACCGGTACGCGCGGTGTCGGCAAAACCACCATTGCGCGGATTTTGGCAAAAAGCCTCAACTGCGAAAATGCCGACCACGGCGAACCTTGCGGTTCATGCGCGAGCTGTACCCAGATTGATTCGGGGCGGTATGTGGATTTATTGGAAATCGATGCGGCCTCCAATACCGGTATCGACAATATCCGCGAAGTATTGGAAAACGCCCAATATGCGCCGACGGCGGGCAAATACAAAGTCTATATCATCGACGAAGTACATATGCTCTCGAAAAGCGCGTTCAACGCCATGCTCAAAACGCTGGAAGAGCCGCCCGAACACGTCAAATTCATTCTGGCCACCACCGATCCGCACAAAGTACCGATTACCGTATTGAGCCGGTGTTTGCAATTTGTGTTGCGAAACATGACCACGCAGCAAGTGGCCGAGCATTTGGCTCATGTTTTGAACAGCGAACAAGTGCCTTATGAACCTGCCGCGCTGCAACTGCTGGGGCGCGCCGCCGCAGGCTCGATGCGCGATGCTTTGAGTTTGCTCGATCAGGCCATTGCCATGGGTTCGGGCAAAGTTGCCGAACATGACGTACGCCAGATGATTGGCGCGGTGGACAAGCAATATCTTTACGAGTTGCTGCAAGGGATTGTCGCGCAAGACGGCCAAGCACTGCTGGGCAAAGCGCAGGAAATGGCGGCGCGAGCCATTGGTTTTGACAGCGCGTTGGGCGAATTGGCCATGCTGTTGCAACGTCTCGCGCTGATTCAAACCATTCCCGCCGCGTTGGCAAACGACGATCCGGAACGGGATATACTTTTGTCGCTCAGCCAAGCCATGAGCGGCGAGCAAATCCAGCTCTACTACCAATGCACCATTCACGGCAAGCAGGATTTAAGTCTTGCCCCCGACGAATATGCCGGTTTCGTGATGACTTTGCTGCGTATGCTGGCATTCGCGCCGCTGGCCGCCTCCGCCCATAATGCAGACGGCATGATTGAACACAGCCAGCTTCATGATGCGGAAACGGCAGCACCGCTAAAAAAGCCCCAAGCGTCGTCTGAACCGGTTCAAGCCATTCAGACGGCCATCTCTGCAAATGCAGCCGAGAGTAAGCCGTCTGCATATACCGCACCGCCCGAACAGGCGGTACAGCAAGCAGCACAAGCACCCTCAAGTTCAACAGAAGACAGCGCGCCTTCTCCTTTCCCGTCAGATGATGTTCCGCCTTGGGAAGAGCAGCCGTCTGCATTGGGAGAGACTGCCGCCGCGGATAATCCGCTGCCTCAAGCCGTGGCAGACAAAGCGGAAGTTCGGGAAAATACGGTTTCTCAGCAGGAAACAGTTGAAACGCCGCCGCCTCCTCATTTTGCAGACGGCCTGCCGTATGCGGAAGACGCGGAATATCCGCCCGTTTACCATGATATGGCGGCTGATGATATGCCGTATGAATATCCGCCTCCTGATTTTATCGAATCGGCGATGCCTGCAAACGTGGGAGACGAAGAAGCCGACGAGGAGGAAGCAGAGGAAGAGACGGACGAGCCTGTATTTACGCCTTTGCCCGAATTTAAGCCGGAAAACTGGCCTGCATTGGTACAGCGTTTTGCCAAAAAGTTCGGTGCCGCGCAAATGTTGGCGCAACATGCGGCATGGACGGAGTACCGCAGCGAAGACGGCCTGATGATGCTGTCGCTTACCGAAGAAGCGCGCAAAACCAGCAGCAAAGACCGTTTGGATAAAATTCAAAACGTCTTGGCCGAGGCTTACGCCATTCCGCTCAAGCTGCAAACCGAAGCATGGCGGGACGATGCGGGTTGGGAAACGCCGGATATGCGCCGAAAGCGTTTGCAAGTTGAAGGCAGGCAGCAGGCGCAAGCGTTTTTGGACGCAGACCCGACTGCCAAAAAAATTATCGAATTGTTTGAAGCGCAATGGCAGCCTGAAACGCTGGAATTAACCGATCAGGCAGGATAA
- a CDS encoding capsule biosynthesis protein, which translates to MTAPFRSYLQQLAESTDTVLLLQGPVGDFFTQFAHWLQARGKTVHKFNFNGGDSFFYPPSLPNTLEYLDSLDHFSDFLAAYLREHHIGAVVCFGDTRPYHLLARQVAEAQNIGFWAFEEGYFRPHFVTLEKTGVNDFSPLPRNAAFFSSQFPKLPQQFYEAPPVVPAGFLPVAKRAAQYYIHTHKQRARYPEYIHHRAANLGHYIRLWTLSGLKRLGYWIQDAAVAKRVKQGHYRRFFIVPLQVFNDSQVRVHSDFSSVRSFLLHVLTSFATHAPDDINLIVKHHPMDRGFIDYAQDIRRFIKKHPKLKGRITYVHDVPLPVFLRGGIGMVTLNSTSGLSALIHNMPVKVLGRAHYDMAGLTFQGPLAQFWNNPTPPDAELFHAYRMYHINTTQINGNFYSYINFPDQSKEYDAYE; encoded by the coding sequence ATGACCGCACCATTCCGCAGCTATCTTCAGCAACTGGCTGAAAGTACCGATACCGTCTTACTGTTGCAGGGGCCGGTAGGGGATTTCTTTACCCAGTTTGCCCACTGGCTGCAGGCGCGGGGCAAAACCGTACACAAATTCAACTTCAACGGCGGCGACAGCTTTTTCTACCCGCCTTCCCTTCCGAACACGCTGGAATATCTCGACAGCTTGGATCACTTTTCCGACTTTCTGGCTGCCTATCTCCGCGAACATCATATCGGTGCAGTGGTCTGCTTCGGCGATACCCGTCCTTACCACCTCCTTGCCCGACAGGTTGCCGAGGCGCAAAATATCGGCTTTTGGGCATTTGAAGAAGGCTATTTCCGTCCGCATTTCGTTACCTTGGAAAAAACCGGCGTCAACGATTTCTCCCCTCTCCCGCGAAACGCCGCCTTTTTCTCCTCGCAGTTTCCCAAACTGCCGCAACAATTCTACGAAGCGCCGCCCGTTGTACCCGCCGGTTTTCTGCCGGTTGCCAAACGCGCCGCCCAATACTATATCCATACCCACAAACAGCGCGCCCGCTACCCTGAATATATCCACCACCGCGCCGCCAATCTCGGCCACTATATCCGTCTGTGGACGCTTTCCGGCTTGAAACGCCTCGGCTATTGGATTCAGGATGCCGCAGTCGCCAAACGGGTCAAACAAGGGCATTACCGCCGCTTTTTCATCGTACCGCTCCAAGTCTTCAACGACAGCCAAGTACGCGTACACAGCGACTTTTCATCGGTACGCAGCTTTCTGTTGCATGTTTTAACGTCATTCGCCACCCATGCGCCGGACGACATCAACCTGATTGTCAAACACCACCCGATGGACAGGGGCTTCATCGATTATGCGCAGGACATCCGCCGCTTTATCAAAAAACACCCCAAACTGAAAGGGCGCATTACCTACGTTCATGACGTTCCCCTGCCGGTTTTCCTCCGCGGCGGCATAGGCATGGTCACGCTCAACAGCACCAGCGGACTTTCCGCCCTGATTCACAATATGCCGGTGAAAGTATTGGGGCGCGCTCATTACGATATGGCAGGCTTGACTTTCCAAGGCCCGCTGGCGCAATTTTGGAACAATCCCACCCCGCCCGATGCCGAGCTGTTTCACGCCTACCGTATGTACCACATCAACACCACCCAAATTAACGGCAATTTTTACAGCTACATCAACTTTCCCGACCAAAGCAAAGAATACGACGCCTACGAATAA